The following DNA comes from Papaver somniferum cultivar HN1 chromosome 4, ASM357369v1, whole genome shotgun sequence.
ACATGGAAAAAGAGTTGGGAATTACCATAACAATGTTATACAGAACCCTAAATCCTCTCTAATCCTATTAGAAATTAGCAAACCCTATACCAATTTTTTCAAAACCCTTAATCAGGGAAATGAAATTGCAAAGGTGGATAAGAAATTGACACAGAGAGGAGGAGGAGGTTGGGAAAGAACATACCTTTGTGCAGAGATCGTTGCTGGGAGAGATTTTCTGTCTAAGGATGGATGGGCTGAAGGGTTTTTGAGATTCTTTTAAGATTTTCAGAGAGAGAGTGTGTGAATAAATACTGAACACTGTTCCAATAGAAAATTTGATTAAGGCACCCTCCCCTGAGATTAGCACCACGTTTGTTCCCCACCAAAAGCGCATGTTAGCACTTAGCACCAAAAATTCCGACTTCTGTGCGTGCTGAGATTGCATTCTAGAATGCAATTCCCACGGTGGATAACTTGAATGAAATTGCAGCTACACATCTTGCTGCATATGCAATGGCAATTTAGAGGAGGTAAACCACTTACTATTACATGCGTGGTGCATAAGATCACACAGTCGAAGAAAAGTTTGAATCATGGCATGGCATGCAAGGAAGGGAAAAAAACTTTCTAAAAAGATGTGGGCTTCCCTTTTGAGTTTTGCCACTCTGTGGGCCATTTTGGTTTGAACGTAACATAGGAGTCATGGCAAAAAAGAGAAGCAAAGAGCAAGGCTTACTAGATAATCAAGTAACATTTTATTTCGAACAGAAGCAGTGATTACATGAATGCTTACATGATAATCAAGAACACCTTATAAAACAAGAAAACTAAAAccccaaaataaacaaaactacaAATTACATTACATATACAGTTGAAACCAAACGACATGTTAGGAAGTAGGTATAATCTTTTATTGAATCATGTCATTTAGAGGCAACTTACTATATATGGTCCATAACCTTTTATTAAACACTCACTTGAGTAGATACAACCTTATTGAATTAGGGTACATGGAATATACTTGAGAATATCTCTGTCATGTCGCTAATGTTCCGTTGGTTGTTTAACGGAAGGTGACAGGGTAGACTTCTCCCATATCAGGGTAGTACAACCCAAAATGCTGCTCATCCCTGGCGCCTGGCTTGATGTTCTCGTTAAAAAGAGCAAAAATATAAGTCTCTATGCTCTTCCCTGGCCTCTTAGGGGTTCCAGAAGTTCCCGATACGTGCCAAATCAAATTGTTTATGTAGGTGCTAGCATTTTGAATCGTTGCGATATTTCCATTTTCAGCAGATGGCCATCCACTTTCGGTGATGACAATATCGACACCCCATCCACCGACCTTCTCGATGGCCGAATATGTAGCATCTGTTAAAGCATCAAATAGGTTTCTGTATTGCAATCCGTTATTGCTGTCTGTTACGACAACACGATTTGCCGTAAAATTTGCATAATCCAATTGGATCTGTTGCTGGTTTAAGCTGTAGGCGAAGTAAGGATAGACATTAACAAGGAGAGGACTCCTGTTAGCTACCAAAAACTCCACAATTGATCTCATTATGTCCCGGGAGCCATCGGAAAATCGACCGTTTGAGGGAGGAAATGCATCTACAACCGGACTAGTAGCAATAGTTGTACTTACTGGAGTATTGTTCCCAGCAGCTCTAAGTGCATTATGAAGATTTTTGATACCGGGAAGAATGAGATTTGACACTGGAGAGTGAGGAATATCGATTTCATTTCCAACTGAAATGTATCGATACTGAACGTCACTGTATGAAAGCACATTCTTCCAAATCCAGTCTCCAGCAAAATCTGGATCAGTTCCTATCCTCTGGATATCTGGGTTGGGGACATTCAGTACGACTCCGATTCCTGTCCCTCGTAAAGCATTTAGAACATCTGAATCTGGACTAAAAAGACGAATGCGACTTATGTTTCTCGATCTTATCAGGTTAATGACTGCAGCTGGAGACGGTAGGTTGTTTCCTTGCCTTCCATAGTTCACACCAACATTTCCTGCATATataattttgaataaatgatcGATCAATATTCAATGGTATCACATGATCAGGATCTAACTAAGACAATCAAGTTCACTATACTTCGTTAATGAAAACAAGTTATGAAACATATTGCATACCTGACATGTTTCCTTTGATCAAACTCTGATTCCCTTTCAACTTCGATGGAGATAATATTGATTATTGAGAGTAAACTTTGttttctagttgctattgttgatgatggtgtacatgtttagcaaatctctcatatatatatatatatatatatatatagcaaggaATAGGCTTCACCTCCTCAAAGAAATTTAATTAACAAACTTTCATAGGCGGCCTGCGAGAAAGTACTTATTTGCTGGTTGACCACCATTCAACTTAGCCGCCATAAAAGAAAACTTAATTTAGTACAAGTGGCATTGAGTACTGCCCTCCATGTCAAGCCTAATTGGATGTGGTCAATGGATTTGGCTCAGTGGGGCGAAAACTCTATTAGACCTAACTGTCATGAGTATTTTTTTATTTAAGAAGGAAGCCATCGCCTAATATTAGGCACGTTTCTTCATGCATATCCTGATCTATAATCATAAATGTAAATGCAACAATTGAAGGGATAAACAAGATGATGGACGACGACTAAATTTCTTATCCTATAGAAGGGCTCCCTTCTGTTGTCCGATTAAATCCCTAAAACAAAAACAGATTTCTACTTTCATGAACTTTGACGACACTTTTTTTTTCATTGAACAATTGATAGCACTAAATGGACCACATGAAATGTAGCTGGTATTTTTACCATCTCATCAGAGGTAACTTTACCTTTATTACATCATTTATATATTTAAGCAGACATAAACTTATTGAATTAGCGTGCACGGAATTTACTTCAAATTTTATGATAATGCCTAAATGAAAGTAACAGGGTAGATTTCTGTCATATCAGGGAAGTACAAGCCAAAATGTCGCTCAGTTGGAGGGTCGTCCTTCATATTCTCGTCAAAAAGGGCAAAAATATAAGTCTCTATGCTCTTCCCTGGCTTCTTAGGGGTTCCAGATGTTCCCGTTACGTGCGAAATCAACTTATTAACATATGTTTGAGCATTTGGAATTGTTGCAATGTTTCCATTTTCACCGGATGGCCATCCACTTTCGGCGACGACAATATCGACATTAGATCCACCAACCTTCTCGATCGCTGCATATGCTGCATCGGTCATAGCATCAAACAGGTTCCTGTATTGCAGTCCGTTATCTGTTACGACAACTCTATCTGCCGTAAACAATGCAAAATCTAACGGAATTTGTTGTTGGTTATCATTGTACGAGAAGTAAGGATAGATATTTACGAGGAGAGGACTCCCGTTGGCTAATAAAAACTCCACTATTGATCTCATTATGCTCTCAGAACCATCGGAAAATCGACCACTAGAGGGAGGAGACGAATCTTCAACCAAACTAAACTTGATAGTTGTACTTACTGCAATTGTTTTCCCAGCAGCTCTAAGTGCATCATTGAGATTTTTCATAGCGGGAAGAATGGCATTCGACTCTGCAGCACTAGGAATTTCGATCTCATTTCCAACTGAAATGTATCGAAATTGGACGTCATTGAATGCAAGCACATTGTTATTTACCCAGTTTCTGGCAAATTCTGGATCATTTCCTATCCTTCGGACATCTGGGTTAGGGACACCATGTACAACTTGGATTCCCGACCCTCGTAGGGCATCTAGGGCATCTGTGTCTGGACTGAAAAGACGAACACGGTCAACGTTTCTCGATCTTAAGAGCTCAACGACTTCAGTTGGGGACGGTAGGTTGTTCCCATTCCTTCCCTAGTTCACACCAACATTTCCCGCTTCTGCATGCAACCAAATATATTCGAGTTAAAATGTTTATTTTGGAATAAATTATCACGAATAGATTTTACTTAATTAATAAAAAGCATACAAATTAATATACTACTTACCAGCGAATATATTTGATGTAATGAGAAGTACTGTAAAGAAGGAAATTTTGTAAAACAAGATTTTTGGCTCCATTTCTCTCAAAATGTACCGAGCTTCAATGGAATACTTCGGCTATGAATGATACGTTGGAGATACTAAATCAATGAATATATATAGGCAAAATCTCGTAAGGTTTTTCTACTAAAAGGATGGTGATAATCTCTATTTTCCACACACGATATCATAGTTTGTTTGGTTGTTTACTACAGTCATTAATGACCAGCTAACCCATACATAGTGATACATGGCTAATTAAGAACCATAGAAACTAAAAGTCAAGAAGATTTTGGTGGAATTTAAGAGACTTGATCGTTTCAAGTTGTCTTATTGGCCGTTTCCTTTACGTTTGGGATAGACATCAACGTGAGTTGCACGAAATTTTCAGGGTAAGCCTAAAATCAACAAAGATACACCTAACATGCATGGGAGATAGATGCTATAATGTACGTACCGACTTGCAGCGTAGGGGCAGCGCAATAAGTTAATAACTTGGGTCGATATAGAATACGACCGGTGAATTGAATTCTGTCTTCTGTTAAAAGAACAAAATTAATATATTTGAATCTTGTCTTATCAGGAATTGTACGTAGGTTGATCTTCACTCGAAGTCCTTATCGGGACCAGCTGGTCAGTGAAATATGCGTATCCTATACACTAACAAGTGTGACTGGCAGTCACCTTGGGGGAaccttgatttttcttttaactgtgcACCCTATCATTCGATAGTATACTGCCTAGACAGTAGTCACAGTACAcgtaataatgataataaaaagaAGGTTATTGTTGGAGCGTCACATTTCATTAGAGGGACGTCACCTAATAGGATAAAAACGGGTCATCCTTAAGTAatttcaaaaaccccttatcttaaATAATTGTGTAATgaccaaacaacccttatttatttagttaattttaattaaatttaattattatctaattaaattaagaagatgaattttgaTATATATTTGTAAAGTCCGGGACAAAGTTATGTGGGAAAAAAACTAGAGagcaggaaaaagaaaaaattggagatttttttttcaaaacctagattgtttgattcactcaacaaaAATGGGTGAAACAAGTTATAAATTCGAGGTGGGTGAATCTTtgtatgatagagaaaacaaattttacattcctcatgttggagaccaagagattgatgatttgttagatggtagagagggtttaacagaaagtgatgatgaatctccaccaattgaagaaataaatcaacaaagtgaagaaccaatgaTTGAAAATCAACAGGTACACCTCTAAACTATCTCCTATGGGTTCAATTTCGCTCAAAACTAGCTTAAGTACGTAAAAAATTTCAGATTTTTAAACTTTCATGGCAGATTACGTCTGGGTTGGGCTTGGTTTCCAACCGTAAGTTAGTTTTACGCCTGGGTTTGGAAGAGGGTTTGGTCTTCGTTTCCAACCGTAAGTTGGGTTTACGCCTAGGTTTGAGATAAATCCGAGGGTAACTGGTTTCCAATAGGACAAAACTTGAGAATAACACCTAGGTTAGATTCATCCAAAACACAGACGTAAATAGTTTTTGCATGGGTATTTATTACTTTTTTTACGTCTTGGTTAGGATTTTGGATTTCCAAACGTAAGTGAGAACGTCTAGGTTATATTTTCATCGTTTCCAACCGTAATTAAAAACGTCTAGGTTAGAGGTTGAATTTTTCAACCGTAACCTTTCCTATGCCTAAAACGTCTGGGTTCGTGTACCTT
Coding sequences within:
- the LOC113274804 gene encoding putative glucan endo-1,3-beta-glucosidase GVI, whose protein sequence is MSGNVGVNYGRQGNNLPSPAAVINLIRSRNISRIRLFSPDSDVLNALRGTGIGVVLNVPNPDIQRIGTDPDFAGDWIWKNVLSYSDVQYRYISVGNEIDIPHSPVSNLILPGIKNLHNALRAAGNNTPVSTTIATSPVVDAFPPSNGRFSDGSRDIMRSIVEFLVANRSPLLVNVYPYFAYSLNQQQIQLDYANFTANRVVVTDSNNGLQYRNLFDALTDATYSAIEKVGGWGVDIVITESGWPSAENGNIATIQNASTYINNLIWHVSGTSGTPKRPGKSIETYIFALFNENIKPGARDEQHFGLYYPDMGEVYPVTFR